A genomic segment from Sciurus carolinensis chromosome 1, mSciCar1.2, whole genome shotgun sequence encodes:
- the Thbs3 gene encoding thrombospondin-3 isoform X1 — translation METQELRGALALLLLCSFASASQDLQVIDLLTVGESRQMVAVAEKIRTALLTVGDIYLLSTFRLPPKQGGVLFGLYSRQDNTRWLEASVVGKINKVLVRYQREDGKVHAVNLQQAGLADGRTHTALLRLRGPSRPSPGLQLYVDCKLGDQHAGLPALAPIPPAEVNGLEIRTGQKAYLRMQGFVESMKIILGGSMARVGALSECPFQGDESIHSAACPTDHVVFFSLVANALQSILGEQTKALVTQLTLFNQILVELRDDIRDQVKEMSLIRNTIMECQVCGFHEQRSHCSPNPCFRGVDCMEVYEYPGYRCGPCPPGLQGNGTHCDDINECAYADPCFPGSSCVNTVPGFHCEACPRGYKGTRVSGVGIDYARASKQVCNDIDECNDGNNGGCDPNSICTNTVGSFRCGPCRLGFLGNQTQGCLPARTCHSPAHSPCHIHAHCLFERNGAVSCQCNVGWAGNGNVCGPDTDIDGYPDQALPCMDNNKHCKQDNCLLTPNSGQEDADNDGVGDQCDEDADGDGIKNVEDNCRLFPNKDQQNSDTDSFGDACDNCPNVPNNDQKDTDGNGEGDACDNDVDGDGIPNGLDNCPKVPNPLQTDRDEDGVGDACDSCPEMSNPTQTDADSDLVGDVCDTNEDSDGDGHQDTKDNCPQLPNSSQLDSDNDGLGDECDGDDDNDGVPDYVPPGPDNCRLVPNPNQKDSDGNGVGDVCEDDFDNDAVVDPLDVCPESAEVTLTDFRAYQTVVLDPEGDAQIDPNWVVLNQGMEIVQTMNSDPGLAVGYTAFNGVDFEGTFHVNTVTDDDYAGFLFSYQDSGRFYVVMWKQTEQTYWQATPFRAVAQPGLQLKAVTSVSGPGEHLRNALWHTGHTPDQVRLLWTDPRNVGWRDKTSYRWQLLHRPQVGYIRVKLYEGPQLVADSGVIIDTSMRGGRLGVFCFSQENIIWSNLQYRCNDTVPEDFEPFRRQLLQGRV, via the exons GCCAAGACAACACGCGATGGCTGGAGGCCTCTGTTGTGGGCAAGATCAACAAAG TACTGGTGCGGTACCAGCGGGAAGATGGCAAAGTCCACGCAGTGAACCTACAGCAAGCAGGCCTGGCTGATGGGCGCACACACACAGCTCTCCTGCGACTCCGAGGTCCTTCCCGACCCAGCCCTGGCTTGCAGCTCTACGTGGACTGCAAACTGGGTGACCAACATGCCGGCCTTCCAGCACTGGCCCCCATTCCTCCAGCAGAGGTCAATGGGCTGGAGATTAGGACTGGACAGAAGGCTTATTTGAGGATGCAG GGCTTTGTGGAATCAATGAAAATTATTCTGGGAGGATCCATGGCCCGGGTAGGAGCCCTGAGTGAATGTCCATTCCAAGGGGATGAATCCATCCACAGTGCAG CCTGTCCCACTGACCATGTCGTCTTCTTCTCTCTAGTGGCCAATGCATTGCAATCCATTCTAG GGGAGCAGACTAAGGCGCTGGTCACCCAACTCACTCTCTTCAACCAGATCCTGGTGGAGCTGCGGGATGATATTCGAGACCAG GTGAAGGAAATGTCTTTGATCCGAAACACCATCATGGAGTGTCAGGTGTGCG GCTTCCATGAACAGCGTTCCCACTGCAGCCCCAACCCCTGCTTCCGAGGCGTGGACTGCATGGAAGTGTATGAGTATCCAGGCTACCGCTGTGGGCCCTGTCCCCCAGGCCTGCAAGGCAACGGCACCCACTGCGATGACATAAATGAG TGTGCTTACGCTGACCCCTGTTTCCCGGGTTCCAGCTGCGTcaacactgtgcctggcttccacTGTGAGGCCTGTCCTCGAGGGTACAAGGGCACCCGGGTGTCTGGTGTGGGCATTGACTATGCCCGGGCCAGTAAACAG GTCTGCAATGACATTGATGAATGCAACGATGGTAACAATGGTGGCTGTGACCCAAACTCCATCTGCACCAACACTGTG GGATCTTTCAGATGTGGTCCCTGCCGCCTGGGTTTCCTGGGCAACCAGACCCAGGGCTGCCTCCCAGCAAGGACGTGTCACAGCCCAGCCCACAGCCCCTGCCACATTCATGCTCACTGTCTCTTTGAACGAAATGGTGCAGTGTCCTGTCAG TGTAATGTGGGCTGGGCAGGGAACGGGAACGTGTGTGGGCCTGACACAGACATTGATGGCTACCCGGACCAGGCGCTGCCCTGCATGGACAACAACAAACACTGCAAGCAG GACAACTGCCTTTTGACACCCAACTCTGGGCAAGAAGATGCTGATAATGATGGTGTGGGGGACCAGTGTGATGAAGATGCTGATGGGGATGGGATCAAGAATGTTGAG GACAACTGCCGACTGTTTCCCAACAAGGACCAGCAGAACTCAGACACAGATTCATTTGGTGATGCCTGTGACAACTGCCCCAACGTTCCCAACAATGACCAGAAGGACACAGATGGCAATGGAGAAGGAGATGCTTGTGACAACGATGTGGATGGGGATG GCATCCCCAATGGATTGGACAATTGCCCGAAAGTACCCAACCCACTACAGACAGACAGGGATGAGGATGGGGTGGGAGATGCTTGTGACAGCTGCCCTGAAATGAGCAATCCTACCCAG ACAGATGCAGACAGTGACCTGGTGGGAGATGTCTGTGACACCAATGAAGACAG TGATGGGGATGGGCATCAGGATACCAAGGACAACTGCCCACAGTTGCCGAATAGCTCCCAGTTGGACTCAGACAATGATGGACTTGGAGATGAGTGTGATGGGGATGACGACAATGATGGTGTCCCAGATTATGTGCCTCCTGGTCCTGATAACTGTCGTCTGGTACCCAATCCCAATCAGAAAGACTCAGATG GCAATGGTGTTGGTGATGTATGTGAGGATGACTTTGACAATGATGCAGTAGTCGACCCCCTGGATGTGTGTCCTGAAAGTGCAGAGGTAACCCTCACAGACTTTCGAGCCTATCAGACCGTCGTCCTGGATCCTGAGGGTGATGCTCAGATCGACCCAAACTGGGTCGTCCTCAATCAG GGTATGGAAATCGTTCAGACCATGAACAGTGACCCTGGCCTGGCAGTTG gataCACAGCCTTCAATGGTGTGGACTTTGAAGGCACCTTCCATGTGAACACAGTGACTGACGATGACTACGCAGGTTTTCTCTTCAGTTACCAGGACAGTGGCCGGTTCTATGTGGTCATGTGGAAGCAGACAGAGCAGACCTATTGGCAGGCCACACCTTTCCGTGCCGTTGCCCAGCCCGGGCTGCAGCTCAAG GCAGTGACATCAGTGTCTGGCCCAGGTGAGCACCTCCGGAATGCCCTCTGGCATACTGGTCATACCCCTGATCAGGTACGGCTGTTATGGACTGACCCACGAAATGTGGGCTGGCGTGACAAGACCTCCTACCGCTGGCAGCTGCTGCACCGGCCTCAAGTTGGTTATATTCG GGTGAAGCTCTATGAGGGTCCCCAGCTAGTGGCGGATTCTGGGGTGATCATTGACACATCCATGCGAGGGGGGCGTCTCGGTGTATTCTGCTTCTCCCAAGAAAACATCATTTGGTCCAATCTCCAGTATCGATGCAATG ACACAGTGCCCGAGGACTTTGAGCCATTCCGGAGGCAGCTGCTCCAGGGAAGGGTGTGA
- the Thbs3 gene encoding thrombospondin-3 isoform X3 has translation METQELRGALALLLLCSFASASQDLQVIDLLTVGESRQMVAVAEKIRTALLTVGDIYLLSTFRLPPKQGGVLFGLYSRQDNTRWLEASVVGKINKVLVRYQREDGKVHAVNLQQAGLADGRTHTALLRLRGPSRPSPGLQLYVDCKLGDQHAGLPALAPIPPAEVNGLEIRTGQKAYLRMQGFVESMKIILGGSMARVGALSECPFQGDESIHSAACPTDHVVFFSLVANALQSILGEGNVFDPKHHHGVSGFHEQRSHCSPNPCFRGVDCMEVYEYPGYRCGPCPPGLQGNGTHCDDINECAYADPCFPGSSCVNTVPGFHCEACPRGYKGTRVSGVGIDYARASKQVCNDIDECNDGNNGGCDPNSICTNTVGSFRCGPCRLGFLGNQTQGCLPARTCHSPAHSPCHIHAHCLFERNGAVSCQCNVGWAGNGNVCGPDTDIDGYPDQALPCMDNNKHCKQDNCLLTPNSGQEDADNDGVGDQCDEDADGDGIKNVEDNCRLFPNKDQQNSDTDSFGDACDNCPNVPNNDQKDTDGNGEGDACDNDVDGDGIPNGLDNCPKVPNPLQTDRDEDGVGDACDSCPEMSNPTQTDADSDLVGDVCDTNEDSDGDGHQDTKDNCPQLPNSSQLDSDNDGLGDECDGDDDNDGVPDYVPPGPDNCRLVPNPNQKDSDGNGVGDVCEDDFDNDAVVDPLDVCPESAEVTLTDFRAYQTVVLDPEGDAQIDPNWVVLNQGMEIVQTMNSDPGLAVGYTAFNGVDFEGTFHVNTVTDDDYAGFLFSYQDSGRFYVVMWKQTEQTYWQATPFRAVAQPGLQLKAVTSVSGPGEHLRNALWHTGHTPDQVRLLWTDPRNVGWRDKTSYRWQLLHRPQVGYIRVKLYEGPQLVADSGVIIDTSMRGGRLGVFCFSQENIIWSNLQYRCNDTVPEDFEPFRRQLLQGRV, from the exons GCCAAGACAACACGCGATGGCTGGAGGCCTCTGTTGTGGGCAAGATCAACAAAG TACTGGTGCGGTACCAGCGGGAAGATGGCAAAGTCCACGCAGTGAACCTACAGCAAGCAGGCCTGGCTGATGGGCGCACACACACAGCTCTCCTGCGACTCCGAGGTCCTTCCCGACCCAGCCCTGGCTTGCAGCTCTACGTGGACTGCAAACTGGGTGACCAACATGCCGGCCTTCCAGCACTGGCCCCCATTCCTCCAGCAGAGGTCAATGGGCTGGAGATTAGGACTGGACAGAAGGCTTATTTGAGGATGCAG GGCTTTGTGGAATCAATGAAAATTATTCTGGGAGGATCCATGGCCCGGGTAGGAGCCCTGAGTGAATGTCCATTCCAAGGGGATGAATCCATCCACAGTGCAG CCTGTCCCACTGACCATGTCGTCTTCTTCTCTCTAGTGGCCAATGCATTGCAATCCATTCTAG GTGAAGGAAATGTCTTTGATCCGAAACACCATCATGGAGTGTCAG GCTTCCATGAACAGCGTTCCCACTGCAGCCCCAACCCCTGCTTCCGAGGCGTGGACTGCATGGAAGTGTATGAGTATCCAGGCTACCGCTGTGGGCCCTGTCCCCCAGGCCTGCAAGGCAACGGCACCCACTGCGATGACATAAATGAG TGTGCTTACGCTGACCCCTGTTTCCCGGGTTCCAGCTGCGTcaacactgtgcctggcttccacTGTGAGGCCTGTCCTCGAGGGTACAAGGGCACCCGGGTGTCTGGTGTGGGCATTGACTATGCCCGGGCCAGTAAACAG GTCTGCAATGACATTGATGAATGCAACGATGGTAACAATGGTGGCTGTGACCCAAACTCCATCTGCACCAACACTGTG GGATCTTTCAGATGTGGTCCCTGCCGCCTGGGTTTCCTGGGCAACCAGACCCAGGGCTGCCTCCCAGCAAGGACGTGTCACAGCCCAGCCCACAGCCCCTGCCACATTCATGCTCACTGTCTCTTTGAACGAAATGGTGCAGTGTCCTGTCAG TGTAATGTGGGCTGGGCAGGGAACGGGAACGTGTGTGGGCCTGACACAGACATTGATGGCTACCCGGACCAGGCGCTGCCCTGCATGGACAACAACAAACACTGCAAGCAG GACAACTGCCTTTTGACACCCAACTCTGGGCAAGAAGATGCTGATAATGATGGTGTGGGGGACCAGTGTGATGAAGATGCTGATGGGGATGGGATCAAGAATGTTGAG GACAACTGCCGACTGTTTCCCAACAAGGACCAGCAGAACTCAGACACAGATTCATTTGGTGATGCCTGTGACAACTGCCCCAACGTTCCCAACAATGACCAGAAGGACACAGATGGCAATGGAGAAGGAGATGCTTGTGACAACGATGTGGATGGGGATG GCATCCCCAATGGATTGGACAATTGCCCGAAAGTACCCAACCCACTACAGACAGACAGGGATGAGGATGGGGTGGGAGATGCTTGTGACAGCTGCCCTGAAATGAGCAATCCTACCCAG ACAGATGCAGACAGTGACCTGGTGGGAGATGTCTGTGACACCAATGAAGACAG TGATGGGGATGGGCATCAGGATACCAAGGACAACTGCCCACAGTTGCCGAATAGCTCCCAGTTGGACTCAGACAATGATGGACTTGGAGATGAGTGTGATGGGGATGACGACAATGATGGTGTCCCAGATTATGTGCCTCCTGGTCCTGATAACTGTCGTCTGGTACCCAATCCCAATCAGAAAGACTCAGATG GCAATGGTGTTGGTGATGTATGTGAGGATGACTTTGACAATGATGCAGTAGTCGACCCCCTGGATGTGTGTCCTGAAAGTGCAGAGGTAACCCTCACAGACTTTCGAGCCTATCAGACCGTCGTCCTGGATCCTGAGGGTGATGCTCAGATCGACCCAAACTGGGTCGTCCTCAATCAG GGTATGGAAATCGTTCAGACCATGAACAGTGACCCTGGCCTGGCAGTTG gataCACAGCCTTCAATGGTGTGGACTTTGAAGGCACCTTCCATGTGAACACAGTGACTGACGATGACTACGCAGGTTTTCTCTTCAGTTACCAGGACAGTGGCCGGTTCTATGTGGTCATGTGGAAGCAGACAGAGCAGACCTATTGGCAGGCCACACCTTTCCGTGCCGTTGCCCAGCCCGGGCTGCAGCTCAAG GCAGTGACATCAGTGTCTGGCCCAGGTGAGCACCTCCGGAATGCCCTCTGGCATACTGGTCATACCCCTGATCAGGTACGGCTGTTATGGACTGACCCACGAAATGTGGGCTGGCGTGACAAGACCTCCTACCGCTGGCAGCTGCTGCACCGGCCTCAAGTTGGTTATATTCG GGTGAAGCTCTATGAGGGTCCCCAGCTAGTGGCGGATTCTGGGGTGATCATTGACACATCCATGCGAGGGGGGCGTCTCGGTGTATTCTGCTTCTCCCAAGAAAACATCATTTGGTCCAATCTCCAGTATCGATGCAATG ACACAGTGCCCGAGGACTTTGAGCCATTCCGGAGGCAGCTGCTCCAGGGAAGGGTGTGA
- the Thbs3 gene encoding thrombospondin-3 isoform X2, giving the protein METQELRGALALLLLCSFASASQDLQVIDLLTVGESRQMVAVAEKIRTALLTVGDIYLLSTFRLPPKQGGVLFGLYSRQDNTRWLEASVVGKINKVLVRYQREDGKVHAVNLQQAGLADGRTHTALLRLRGPSRPSPGLQLYVDCKLGDQHAGLPALAPIPPAEVNGLEIRTGQKAYLRMQGFVESMKIILGGSMARVGALSECPFQGDESIHSAVANALQSILGEQTKALVTQLTLFNQILVELRDDIRDQVKEMSLIRNTIMECQVCGFHEQRSHCSPNPCFRGVDCMEVYEYPGYRCGPCPPGLQGNGTHCDDINECAYADPCFPGSSCVNTVPGFHCEACPRGYKGTRVSGVGIDYARASKQVCNDIDECNDGNNGGCDPNSICTNTVGSFRCGPCRLGFLGNQTQGCLPARTCHSPAHSPCHIHAHCLFERNGAVSCQCNVGWAGNGNVCGPDTDIDGYPDQALPCMDNNKHCKQDNCLLTPNSGQEDADNDGVGDQCDEDADGDGIKNVEDNCRLFPNKDQQNSDTDSFGDACDNCPNVPNNDQKDTDGNGEGDACDNDVDGDGIPNGLDNCPKVPNPLQTDRDEDGVGDACDSCPEMSNPTQTDADSDLVGDVCDTNEDSDGDGHQDTKDNCPQLPNSSQLDSDNDGLGDECDGDDDNDGVPDYVPPGPDNCRLVPNPNQKDSDGNGVGDVCEDDFDNDAVVDPLDVCPESAEVTLTDFRAYQTVVLDPEGDAQIDPNWVVLNQGMEIVQTMNSDPGLAVGYTAFNGVDFEGTFHVNTVTDDDYAGFLFSYQDSGRFYVVMWKQTEQTYWQATPFRAVAQPGLQLKAVTSVSGPGEHLRNALWHTGHTPDQVRLLWTDPRNVGWRDKTSYRWQLLHRPQVGYIRVKLYEGPQLVADSGVIIDTSMRGGRLGVFCFSQENIIWSNLQYRCNDTVPEDFEPFRRQLLQGRV; this is encoded by the exons GCCAAGACAACACGCGATGGCTGGAGGCCTCTGTTGTGGGCAAGATCAACAAAG TACTGGTGCGGTACCAGCGGGAAGATGGCAAAGTCCACGCAGTGAACCTACAGCAAGCAGGCCTGGCTGATGGGCGCACACACACAGCTCTCCTGCGACTCCGAGGTCCTTCCCGACCCAGCCCTGGCTTGCAGCTCTACGTGGACTGCAAACTGGGTGACCAACATGCCGGCCTTCCAGCACTGGCCCCCATTCCTCCAGCAGAGGTCAATGGGCTGGAGATTAGGACTGGACAGAAGGCTTATTTGAGGATGCAG GGCTTTGTGGAATCAATGAAAATTATTCTGGGAGGATCCATGGCCCGGGTAGGAGCCCTGAGTGAATGTCCATTCCAAGGGGATGAATCCATCCACAGTGCAG TGGCCAATGCATTGCAATCCATTCTAG GGGAGCAGACTAAGGCGCTGGTCACCCAACTCACTCTCTTCAACCAGATCCTGGTGGAGCTGCGGGATGATATTCGAGACCAG GTGAAGGAAATGTCTTTGATCCGAAACACCATCATGGAGTGTCAGGTGTGCG GCTTCCATGAACAGCGTTCCCACTGCAGCCCCAACCCCTGCTTCCGAGGCGTGGACTGCATGGAAGTGTATGAGTATCCAGGCTACCGCTGTGGGCCCTGTCCCCCAGGCCTGCAAGGCAACGGCACCCACTGCGATGACATAAATGAG TGTGCTTACGCTGACCCCTGTTTCCCGGGTTCCAGCTGCGTcaacactgtgcctggcttccacTGTGAGGCCTGTCCTCGAGGGTACAAGGGCACCCGGGTGTCTGGTGTGGGCATTGACTATGCCCGGGCCAGTAAACAG GTCTGCAATGACATTGATGAATGCAACGATGGTAACAATGGTGGCTGTGACCCAAACTCCATCTGCACCAACACTGTG GGATCTTTCAGATGTGGTCCCTGCCGCCTGGGTTTCCTGGGCAACCAGACCCAGGGCTGCCTCCCAGCAAGGACGTGTCACAGCCCAGCCCACAGCCCCTGCCACATTCATGCTCACTGTCTCTTTGAACGAAATGGTGCAGTGTCCTGTCAG TGTAATGTGGGCTGGGCAGGGAACGGGAACGTGTGTGGGCCTGACACAGACATTGATGGCTACCCGGACCAGGCGCTGCCCTGCATGGACAACAACAAACACTGCAAGCAG GACAACTGCCTTTTGACACCCAACTCTGGGCAAGAAGATGCTGATAATGATGGTGTGGGGGACCAGTGTGATGAAGATGCTGATGGGGATGGGATCAAGAATGTTGAG GACAACTGCCGACTGTTTCCCAACAAGGACCAGCAGAACTCAGACACAGATTCATTTGGTGATGCCTGTGACAACTGCCCCAACGTTCCCAACAATGACCAGAAGGACACAGATGGCAATGGAGAAGGAGATGCTTGTGACAACGATGTGGATGGGGATG GCATCCCCAATGGATTGGACAATTGCCCGAAAGTACCCAACCCACTACAGACAGACAGGGATGAGGATGGGGTGGGAGATGCTTGTGACAGCTGCCCTGAAATGAGCAATCCTACCCAG ACAGATGCAGACAGTGACCTGGTGGGAGATGTCTGTGACACCAATGAAGACAG TGATGGGGATGGGCATCAGGATACCAAGGACAACTGCCCACAGTTGCCGAATAGCTCCCAGTTGGACTCAGACAATGATGGACTTGGAGATGAGTGTGATGGGGATGACGACAATGATGGTGTCCCAGATTATGTGCCTCCTGGTCCTGATAACTGTCGTCTGGTACCCAATCCCAATCAGAAAGACTCAGATG GCAATGGTGTTGGTGATGTATGTGAGGATGACTTTGACAATGATGCAGTAGTCGACCCCCTGGATGTGTGTCCTGAAAGTGCAGAGGTAACCCTCACAGACTTTCGAGCCTATCAGACCGTCGTCCTGGATCCTGAGGGTGATGCTCAGATCGACCCAAACTGGGTCGTCCTCAATCAG GGTATGGAAATCGTTCAGACCATGAACAGTGACCCTGGCCTGGCAGTTG gataCACAGCCTTCAATGGTGTGGACTTTGAAGGCACCTTCCATGTGAACACAGTGACTGACGATGACTACGCAGGTTTTCTCTTCAGTTACCAGGACAGTGGCCGGTTCTATGTGGTCATGTGGAAGCAGACAGAGCAGACCTATTGGCAGGCCACACCTTTCCGTGCCGTTGCCCAGCCCGGGCTGCAGCTCAAG GCAGTGACATCAGTGTCTGGCCCAGGTGAGCACCTCCGGAATGCCCTCTGGCATACTGGTCATACCCCTGATCAGGTACGGCTGTTATGGACTGACCCACGAAATGTGGGCTGGCGTGACAAGACCTCCTACCGCTGGCAGCTGCTGCACCGGCCTCAAGTTGGTTATATTCG GGTGAAGCTCTATGAGGGTCCCCAGCTAGTGGCGGATTCTGGGGTGATCATTGACACATCCATGCGAGGGGGGCGTCTCGGTGTATTCTGCTTCTCCCAAGAAAACATCATTTGGTCCAATCTCCAGTATCGATGCAATG ACACAGTGCCCGAGGACTTTGAGCCATTCCGGAGGCAGCTGCTCCAGGGAAGGGTGTGA
- the Thbs3 gene encoding thrombospondin-3 isoform X5 gives METQELRGALALLLLCSFASASQDLQVIDLLTVGESRQMVAVAEKIRTALLTVGDIYLLSTFRLPPKQGGVLFGLYSRQDNTRWLEASVVGKINKVLVRYQREDGKVHAVNLQQAGLADGRTHTALLRLRGPSRPSPGLQLYVDCKLGDQHAGLPALAPIPPAEVNGLEIRTGQKAYLRMQGFVESMKIILGGSMARVGALSECPFQGDESIHSAACPTDHVVFFSLVANALQSILGEQTKALVTQLTLFNQILVELRDDIRDQVKEMSLIRNTIMECQVCGFHEQRSHCSPNPCFRGVDCMEVYEYPGYRCGPCPPGLQGNGTHCDDINECAYADPCFPGSSCVNTVPGFHCEACPRGYKGTRVSGVGIDYARASKQVCNDIDECNDGNNGGCDPNSICTNTVGSFRCGPCRLGFLGNQTQGCLPARTCHSPAHSPCHIHAHCLFERNGAVSCQCNVGWAGNGNVCGPDTDIDGYPDQALPCMDNNKHCKQDNCLLTPNSGQEDADNDGVGDQCDEDADGDGIKNVEDNCRLFPNKDQQNSDTDSFGDACDNCPNVPNNDQKDTDGNGEGDACDNDVDGDGIPNGLDNCPKVPNPLQTDRDEDGVGDACDSCPEMSNPTQTDADSDLVGDVCDTNEDSDGDGHQDTKDNCPQLPNSSQLDSDNDGLGDECDGDDDNDGVPDYVPPGPDNCRLVPNPNQKDSDGNGVGDVCEDDFDNDAVVDPLDVCPESAEVTLTDFRAYQTVVLDPEGDAQIDPNWVVLNQGMEIVQTMNSDPGLAVVTRTVAGSMWSCGSRQSRPIGRPHLSVPLPSPGCSSRQ, from the exons GCCAAGACAACACGCGATGGCTGGAGGCCTCTGTTGTGGGCAAGATCAACAAAG TACTGGTGCGGTACCAGCGGGAAGATGGCAAAGTCCACGCAGTGAACCTACAGCAAGCAGGCCTGGCTGATGGGCGCACACACACAGCTCTCCTGCGACTCCGAGGTCCTTCCCGACCCAGCCCTGGCTTGCAGCTCTACGTGGACTGCAAACTGGGTGACCAACATGCCGGCCTTCCAGCACTGGCCCCCATTCCTCCAGCAGAGGTCAATGGGCTGGAGATTAGGACTGGACAGAAGGCTTATTTGAGGATGCAG GGCTTTGTGGAATCAATGAAAATTATTCTGGGAGGATCCATGGCCCGGGTAGGAGCCCTGAGTGAATGTCCATTCCAAGGGGATGAATCCATCCACAGTGCAG CCTGTCCCACTGACCATGTCGTCTTCTTCTCTCTAGTGGCCAATGCATTGCAATCCATTCTAG GGGAGCAGACTAAGGCGCTGGTCACCCAACTCACTCTCTTCAACCAGATCCTGGTGGAGCTGCGGGATGATATTCGAGACCAG GTGAAGGAAATGTCTTTGATCCGAAACACCATCATGGAGTGTCAGGTGTGCG GCTTCCATGAACAGCGTTCCCACTGCAGCCCCAACCCCTGCTTCCGAGGCGTGGACTGCATGGAAGTGTATGAGTATCCAGGCTACCGCTGTGGGCCCTGTCCCCCAGGCCTGCAAGGCAACGGCACCCACTGCGATGACATAAATGAG TGTGCTTACGCTGACCCCTGTTTCCCGGGTTCCAGCTGCGTcaacactgtgcctggcttccacTGTGAGGCCTGTCCTCGAGGGTACAAGGGCACCCGGGTGTCTGGTGTGGGCATTGACTATGCCCGGGCCAGTAAACAG GTCTGCAATGACATTGATGAATGCAACGATGGTAACAATGGTGGCTGTGACCCAAACTCCATCTGCACCAACACTGTG GGATCTTTCAGATGTGGTCCCTGCCGCCTGGGTTTCCTGGGCAACCAGACCCAGGGCTGCCTCCCAGCAAGGACGTGTCACAGCCCAGCCCACAGCCCCTGCCACATTCATGCTCACTGTCTCTTTGAACGAAATGGTGCAGTGTCCTGTCAG TGTAATGTGGGCTGGGCAGGGAACGGGAACGTGTGTGGGCCTGACACAGACATTGATGGCTACCCGGACCAGGCGCTGCCCTGCATGGACAACAACAAACACTGCAAGCAG GACAACTGCCTTTTGACACCCAACTCTGGGCAAGAAGATGCTGATAATGATGGTGTGGGGGACCAGTGTGATGAAGATGCTGATGGGGATGGGATCAAGAATGTTGAG GACAACTGCCGACTGTTTCCCAACAAGGACCAGCAGAACTCAGACACAGATTCATTTGGTGATGCCTGTGACAACTGCCCCAACGTTCCCAACAATGACCAGAAGGACACAGATGGCAATGGAGAAGGAGATGCTTGTGACAACGATGTGGATGGGGATG GCATCCCCAATGGATTGGACAATTGCCCGAAAGTACCCAACCCACTACAGACAGACAGGGATGAGGATGGGGTGGGAGATGCTTGTGACAGCTGCCCTGAAATGAGCAATCCTACCCAG ACAGATGCAGACAGTGACCTGGTGGGAGATGTCTGTGACACCAATGAAGACAG TGATGGGGATGGGCATCAGGATACCAAGGACAACTGCCCACAGTTGCCGAATAGCTCCCAGTTGGACTCAGACAATGATGGACTTGGAGATGAGTGTGATGGGGATGACGACAATGATGGTGTCCCAGATTATGTGCCTCCTGGTCCTGATAACTGTCGTCTGGTACCCAATCCCAATCAGAAAGACTCAGATG GCAATGGTGTTGGTGATGTATGTGAGGATGACTTTGACAATGATGCAGTAGTCGACCCCCTGGATGTGTGTCCTGAAAGTGCAGAGGTAACCCTCACAGACTTTCGAGCCTATCAGACCGTCGTCCTGGATCCTGAGGGTGATGCTCAGATCGACCCAAACTGGGTCGTCCTCAATCAG GGTATGGAAATCGTTCAGACCATGAACAGTGACCCTGGCCTGGCAGTTG TTACCAGGACAGTGGCCGGTTCTATGTGGTCATGTGGAAGCAGACAGAGCAGACCTATTGGCAGGCCACACCTTTCCGTGCCGTTGCCCAGCCCGGGCTGCAGCTCAAG GCAGTGA